agtaaaaaactaaaataaacaaatatatgtatacatgaatttttttatagaaaagtTTAGGGGCATATTTAATCTTTTTCACACATGAATAAtattttgacttctttgattatcattatttgagtttctaatttttattttattttttctttcattctttagtgtaaaaataagagaaataaaaaaatgaagtgtgaatggaaaaaagagaaaaaaataagaaaaaattaaaactatttttttgcaGATATATTGTAATTTCAGACTAATTGTTTTTActgctatattgtaatttagttttttatctataaaaaaaaattagggtatgtataataaatttcacaagaaaagtagtgagaaaaataaatttgaccatcaaaataataaattcaaattagctGTTGaatcaaaaaagtcaaaaaaaataaattatgtgtgagaaggatcaaatatatccttatttttttttaataataaactttaaaaaataaaattaaaattaattatttcacttcCGTTAGATGaaaagggtatatgtgagtcaTTTGTGTAACAGTAGGGGTATATATGAATCACTTTCGTAACGAGGGGCATATCAGCTCTAAATGATAAAGTTGAGGGATATACCAGGCCCTTTTCCCTTAAATCAATTGCAACATCTTGGCGACAAGCATGCTCTTGTAACTCTGAATGTGCATGTTCTTGCTATTTTGCATGCTTGCGTCTCTCATTTGTTTTGAGTATTAACATCTCCTgccaataaaataaaacaaagtaaAATTGAAAGTAACATTAATGTGCATTTTGTGTGTTATCACAATTCAACTCTACAAACTTTAGTGATTTTTCTGTTTTGACAAGTAACTAAAGATTTTATAAATACTTGCACTAAGCCAGTGCCACAAAACATAATTACAGATTGTGCAGATCCTCTATTGTATCTAGGATTGCATCTTCATCATGTACAATAACCAGGTTGCACCAGAAAGCTAGCAAAAATATACATCTTTGTTTAAGGCTATGTATGTTCCTTTTGTCGCCTTAAAAAATTCTGCTATTTCTTTCAAGCCATACGGTCCACCATATGGCTTGAGGAATGGTATTCCAAGTCTTCCGTGATTTCTTGCACAACTCCTCTTTGTTCCAGGATTACTGTAGCTGAAAAATGGATTTTTGTAtggtctaagacatgccaaataTTGCTAAAAACATGCATCACAACTGACTAGTAACTTACAATGCAAGAAGAGGTGTCCAACATCTTCAGAGCGTTCTTCACACAGTGGGCACCTACTGCAAGGCTGAAATCCCCTCATTTGGAGGTTGGAATGAGTGGGACAAGCTTCCCTAGCCATAATCCAAGAGAAGCAAGAGACTTCAAAGGAGCCTTGCTAAATCAGATTCTTTTCCAGGGCCAAGAAACCCTTTCCAACAAACTGTAGCAACTTCTGACTGTAAAGAGACCTCTGGGATGTCCCTTCCATATGatagaatttattttattatagccCAAAACTATTTTGCTAAGCAGCTGAAACAAAAGACATAATCTTTCCACTTCCCAGTCATTTAAGTTCCTTCTAAGAAAGAGATTCCAGCCTTGCGTTGAATAAAATTCAGAAACTACGCCATCGTGCTACGAAGAGAAACTGTGTATGTGTCTGTTCATTTTATTTGTACTATTTGTGGATAGTGAGTGATGTCAATTTACTTTTACTTGCTAAGTAATTCTTCTTAGCATCTTTTTTGGTAATGTTGTTATTTGTCTGAGAACTAATCTGACTGATGACATTTGGTACTGTTTTGAGAAGAACATTTTTCTTGTAAGTTAGATTGTTGCAAAGTTTTATCCCTCTTAGAAGAGAACTTACTTAGCTCAAGTGGCAAAGGGTGGAAGATTTGTGGCTTAGGTCACAGGTTCAAGCCCCACGCCATGCAAAGCGAAGCctggtatttaagtggagaagggtagagggGTGGGcccattatccaccgagtttaGAAGGCTATGGTTGGTCCAAAGGGCCATTTCTCggttatcaaaaaaaagaaaaagtttcactattgcttttcttttttgtgGTTTAACAATTCTTAGATGCTACCTACATGGATAACCTTTGaatgaattttcttttaaagCTTCCATGTATGCACTTTACATTCAAGTTGAAGAAGCAAGTAAATTTTAGGAATTCTAGGGAAGAGCTTTTTCTAATGTAGGGGCATAGAATATTAAGTTCATTGGAGAATGCATCTTTGGTTAGGGATTTACCGAGTAATATGATAATAGAAAGCAATATCTAATAAATTCAGAAAACTATTTGATTGAACTCCAAATTGAAGCCAGACGTAAATCAGTGGGTGTTTCCTAACGCCATTATGCTGTCAAAGGAGAATAGGGTCTTACTCTTTGATGTGAATTCCGGTTTACATagtaattttcttttcttttcagtGGACAGAGTCGGTTAAAGGCATAATGGTTCCAATTGGCTCAGACCAACATATATGCAAGTGGAGCAAAGCTTTCAGAAATATGCCTTGTCTTAGGTTACTCATTGTCAAAGGGGAGGAGGTCCGACATTATGAACCAGTTTCTGACACTATCGAATATCTCCCCAGTAGCTTGAAATGGCTTGATTGGTCTTACTACAGTTTTGAATCTTTACCAGCAAGTTTTCAACCACAAAACCTTGTTGGGCTCAAAATGACTTTTAGTTCTCTTGTTGAAATTTGCAAGGAACCAAAGGTATTGGTTGATCTTTTTCTTGACAGTGCTCTAGGCATTGAATTTTCTTTACAGAAAGAGTTAGTTAAAGCtgacattttttttccttcacctTTTATAAGCAGGCATTTGACAAGTTGACAATTCTCAATTTAAGTTTTTCACAAAATTTACTCCGAACACCCAATTTTTCTGAGATTCCAAATTTGCAGAGAATTGTGCTGAAAAGTTGTTTAAGCTTGGTTGAGGTTCATCCATCCATTGGCAATCTCAAAAAGCTTATTTCTCTGGATATGAAGAACTGTAGAAATCTCAAGTTCTTACTGAGCAGTATTCAAATGGAATCTCTTGAGAGCCTCAACCTCACTGGTTGCGAGAAATTAGAAGCTCTTCCAGAAATTCAGGGGAATATGGAATTACTATCAGAGCTTCTTTTGGGATGTACTGCAATTTGGGAACTGCCATCATCAATAGGACGGCTATTTGGCATCAGCTTACTTGATTTGCATTCATGTGAAAATCTTGTAAGACTTCCAGCCAGTGTTAGCAAGATGAGAAAACTGAAAGTTTTGATTCTTAAAGGCTGTTCAAATCTGGCAACCTTTCCAGAAAGCCTGGGTGATCTAGAAGAGTTGGAGGAGCTTTATGCTGGAAACACTGCCATTCGGCGACTATCAGATTCTATGAAAAAGCTAAAGAAACTTAAAATCCTATCATTAAAAAGTAGACAGGAGagaaaatttgaattttctaCAGATATGATATGCCCTTGTGCATATTATGGTTTTAGGGTATTGGAAAGTTTGGATCTCAGTGGATGCAATTTATCTGGTGACACGATTCATGCTCTTACATGCTTGACTACTTTAGTGGAACTAAACCTGAGCAGAAACAAGTTTGTTTCTCTACCTGATAGCATCAGACTACTTTGTCGACTTCAATATCTCAACATAACACACTGTCATGAACTTAAAAAACTTCCCAAACTTCCTGAAAGTATAAAGGAACTGTATGCAGAAGATTTTCTGGCCATACAAAGTATTTTAGCTCTGTGGGTATACCGAAGGTTGTATTTGGTCTCATTCACCAACTATAGTTTTAATCAACAATCATATACAGAAAAGAGCAATGATAACTCGGTTTTGGATCAGATTCTCAGCTTGTTTCTTTCAGAGAGTATAGGTGAAAGGATGACTTACTCTATAATCTTTCCTGAGCATGCAATTCCTACATGGTTTAAACATCAGAGTATTGAGGAAAAAATCTTGCTTAAACTGCCTCAGGATTGGTATGATAATAGTTTCGAGGGCTTTGCTATATGCTGTGTCACTTGCATGGGGGCAGGTGTCCACGATCCTGATTCAGGGCTATCAGGGAAGTATGACCATACTTTCATCAAAGCCAAATTGATATGCAATAATCATCCAGAAGAGCTTAAAGTGCTGGAGAAAGAATGTAAAGTCAGTACCACGTCTAGAAGTTATAGCTGGTGTTTTTGCTTTGCCTACATACCCTTTCATTCTTTGCTGCAGTTGTCTGACCCAGAGGTTAGAGACTTTAACCTGTATGGCCTATTTGAGGCATCTATCCAAAGGAGAATAACGAGAAAATGGGGAGTTCATTTGATTTACAAGTCTGAAAGACAATATTTCGAGAGCAGAACTGAGAAAGAGTTGCTTGCCAAGATGTTGAGTCGAAAAGAGTTGCTTGCCAAGAAGTTGAGTCGAGAAGAGTTGCTTGCCAAGTATAGTCTAGAAGAGTTGCGTCAGAGAATTTATCGAAAATCATTTGCAAAATCAGTTCAAACGTATACTGGTTGCGATCGCTGCCGACTCCCTATCTAAGGAATGACCCTATGGCACCTGCACTTGAGGCCAGACTGAAGTAGCTCCACAAGTTGGTGCCTTCGAGGGATTACCAAGAGTTCAAATTTAAGGTAACTCGACAAATGCTTATTATTTCTAATGTAAAATGAGTTTTTCAAGTACATTAGATTTTGAATGCGATGAAGAATTAggttaaataaataataaaaggaattaggcaaaataataattaaattaaaagttgTGAAACTAATAAGTTACCTGTTGTCTTAATTTTAATAAGACATTAATATGTGAAAATTAATAGGTTAATAGAAATATAAGTTGCAtaaactaaaaactaaatttgaatTAGGAGTAGCCATGGAATATGTTATGGAAAACTAAGGTTCCCCTAGGGAAAACTTTGAATAAAAGTCTGCTTTACACAAGATATCTCAGTGATAAAAGGATGTTCAATATGCAATAATTGCTACCTGTGTAAAGGAAACGCGAAAGTATATATTGAATGTTAAGAGAA
This Solanum dulcamara chromosome 8, daSolDulc1.2, whole genome shotgun sequence DNA region includes the following protein-coding sequences:
- the LOC129898608 gene encoding TMV resistance protein N-like isoform X1 — its product is MDCVEKKGQEAIPIFHNVDPSDVRWQRNSVAVALAKLEADFKGSDLGKVQSWKDALYKAANIAGWDVGKAANRNEAECIDQIINEKFQNLHHTVSANEKYLVGIESRTGGVESLLKVGLGGVHFVGIWGMGGVGKTTVARKIFDNISNQFQGSCFLANVREDSKKHGMKHLQMTLLSRILNEKSMNIASFYEGADVIKRKLCLRKVLIVFDDVDDDHQLEYLVGQHDWFGDGSRIITTTRNADLLRFHDTLYSVPELAKCEALELFSWYAFRRRTPDKEFFELSKSVVDYAQGLPLALMVLGSFLYKRGITDWRSALDRLKDTGYEEIVKKLSLSLDGLAYEDKNIFLDIACFFRGKRRDDVITILNSFGFKSEIGMDVLTKKSLIYILDGMVEMHDLIEQMGQQVAHDVDQDKPWNHSRIWHEKDIETVFSTNQWTESVKGIMVPIGSDQHICKWSKAFRNMPCLRLLIVKGEEVRHYEPVSDTIEYLPSSLKWLDWSYYSFESLPASFQPQNLVGLKMTFSSLVEICKEPKQAFDKLTILNLSFSQNLLRTPNFSEIPNLQRIVLKSCLSLVEVHPSIGNLKKLISLDMKNCRNLKFLLSSIQMESLESLNLTGCEKLEALPEIQGNMELLSELLLGCTAIWELPSSIGRLFGISLLDLHSCENLVRLPASVSKMRKLKVLILKGCSNLATFPESLGDLEELEELYAGNTAIRRLSDSMKKLKKLKILSLKSRQERKFEFSTDMICPCAYYGFRVLESLDLSGCNLSGDTIHALTCLTTLVELNLSRNKFVSLPDSIRLLCRLQYLNITHCHELKKLPKLPESIKELYAEDFLAIQSILALWVYRRLYLVSFTNYSFNQQSYTEKSNDNSVLDQILSLFLSESIGERMTYSIIFPEHAIPTWFKHQSIEEKILLKLPQDWYDNSFEGFAICCVTCMGAGVHDPDSGLSGKYDHTFIKAKLICNNHPEELKVLEKECKVSTTSRSYSWCFCFAYIPFHSLLQLSDPEVRDFNLYGLFEASIQRRITRKWGVHLIYKSERQYFESRTEKELLAKMLSRKELLAKKLSREELLAKYSLEELRQRIYRKSFAKSVQTYTGCDRCRLPI
- the LOC129898608 gene encoding TMV resistance protein N-like isoform X2; protein product: MDCVEKKGQEAIPIFHNVDPSDVRWQRNSVAVALAKLEADFKGSDLGKVQSWKDALYKAANIAGWDVGKAANRNEAECIDQIINEKFQNLHHTVSANEKYLVGIESRTGGVESLLKVGLGGVHFVGIWGMGGVGKTTVARKIFDNISNQFQGSCFLANVREDSKKHGMKHLQMTLLSRILNEKSMNIASFYEGADVIKRKLCLRKVLIVFDDVDDDHQLEYLVGQHDWFGDGSRIITTTRNADLLRFHDTLYSVPELAKCEALELFSWYAFRRRTPDKEFFELSKSVVDYAQGLPLALMVLGSFLYKRGITDWRSALDRLKDTGYEEIVKKLSLSLDGLAYEDKNIFLDIACFFRGKRRDDVITILNSFGFKSEIGMDVLTKKSLIYILDGMVEMHDLIEQMGQQVAHDVDQDKPWNHSRIWHEKDIETVFSTNQWTESVKGIMVPIGSDQHICKWSKAFRNMPCLRLLIVKGEEVRHYEPVSDTIEYLPSSLKWLDWSYYSFESLPASFQPQNLVGLKMTFSSLVEICKEPKAFDKLTILNLSFSQNLLRTPNFSEIPNLQRIVLKSCLSLVEVHPSIGNLKKLISLDMKNCRNLKFLLSSIQMESLESLNLTGCEKLEALPEIQGNMELLSELLLGCTAIWELPSSIGRLFGISLLDLHSCENLVRLPASVSKMRKLKVLILKGCSNLATFPESLGDLEELEELYAGNTAIRRLSDSMKKLKKLKILSLKSRQERKFEFSTDMICPCAYYGFRVLESLDLSGCNLSGDTIHALTCLTTLVELNLSRNKFVSLPDSIRLLCRLQYLNITHCHELKKLPKLPESIKELYAEDFLAIQSILALWVYRRLYLVSFTNYSFNQQSYTEKSNDNSVLDQILSLFLSESIGERMTYSIIFPEHAIPTWFKHQSIEEKILLKLPQDWYDNSFEGFAICCVTCMGAGVHDPDSGLSGKYDHTFIKAKLICNNHPEELKVLEKECKVSTTSRSYSWCFCFAYIPFHSLLQLSDPEVRDFNLYGLFEASIQRRITRKWGVHLIYKSERQYFESRTEKELLAKMLSRKELLAKKLSREELLAKYSLEELRQRIYRKSFAKSVQTYTGCDRCRLPI